Proteins encoded together in one Branchiostoma lanceolatum isolate klBraLanc5 chromosome 11, klBraLanc5.hap2, whole genome shotgun sequence window:
- the LOC136444267 gene encoding very-long-chain enoyl-CoA reductase-like, producing the protein MLVVVYCVHCVIMCFFASLQIEILHAKSGKQITRLDHVDNYSTVLDLKKWIYKQFPRYYPARQSLRLEPRGRNLSDEETVRSLDLRVGDRKLYLRDLGPQIGWKTVFLCEYAGPIFAYLLFYLRPAFIYGVTKAKTQPVVHIAFACWTFHYVKRVLETQFVHRFSHGTMPIRNIFKNCTYYWGFAAFVAYYINHPLYTPPAYGDLQVYPALAGFVINELGNFSIHLAFMNMRPPGTKTRSIPYPTGNPFTSLFSLVSCPNYTYEVGSWVCFTIMTQCFPALLFTIAGFYQMTVWAIGKHRNYLKEFSNYPRSRKPIIPFLL; encoded by the exons ATGTTAGTAGTAGTGTACTGTGTACACTGTGtcataatgtgtttttttgcttCCCTACAGATCGAGATTCTTCACGCTAAGTCTGGGAAACAGATAACCCGTCTGGACCAT GTGGACAACTATTCCACAGTGCTGGACCTGAAGAAATGGATCTACAAACAAT TTCCCAGGTACTATCCAGCCAGACAGTCTCTCAGGTTGGAACCAA GGGGCCGAAACCTGAGTGATGAAGAAACCGTGCGCTCGCTGGACCTAAGGGTTGGGGACAGGAAGTTATACCTGAGGGACCTGGGCCCACAGATCGGATGGAAAACG GTGTTCCTGTGTGAGTACGCTGGCCCCATCTTTGCGTACCTGTTGTTCTACCTGCGCCCTGCCTTCATCTACGGAGTCACCAAGGCGAAGACACAACCAGTTGTACA CATTGCTTTTGCCTGTTGGACCTTCCACTATGTGAAACGTGTGTTGGAGACCCAGTTTGTGCACCGATTCTCTCATGGCACCATGCCCATCAGGAACATCTTCAAG AACTGCACCTACTACTGGGGTTTTGCAGCTTTTGTAGCTTACTACATCAACCACCCCCTCTACACCCCACCTG CATATGGAGATCTCCAGGTGTACCCAGCACTGGCAGGGTTTGTC ATTAATGAACTGGGCAACTTTTCCATCCATCTGGCTTTCATGAACATGCGACCTCCAG GCACCAAGACGCGCTCAATCCCGTACCCCACGGGAAACCCCTTCACCTCTCTCTTCAGTCTGGTGTCCTGCCCAAACTACACCTACGAG GTTGGATCGTGGGTGTGCTTCACCATCATGACGCAGTGTTTCCCAG CCCTGCTCTTCACCATAGCTGGGTTCTACCAGATGACGGTGTGGGCTATTGGCAAGCACCGCAACTACCTGAAGGAGTTCAGCAACTACCCGCGGTCCCGCAAACCCATCATACCCTTCCTCCTTTAA
- the LOC136445282 gene encoding cilia- and flagella-associated protein 57-like isoform X2, translating to MAIAVAQQRHMFGMASTVANNISYVDEQTVVYPAGLQCILYNIDQKVQRFIPASDKSQGMTAMAVSPNRRYVAIAEKGEKAMVTIYDLHSLRKRKVLTSPDVQSVEFVSLAFSPDSKYLIAQGGRPDWILVYWTWEKSKVMAFTKTTNQTGNPIYQVTFNPQDNTQICVVGNGIFKLFRYSEGNLKQFAFQKTEPQNYLSQAWVSDERVIVGTDNGRLLLFESGEMKSEFAVSMGTREGDRSSLGSVTEGSGAASGPPQITAVAAYSKGFACAGGAGTVHIYEKTEDAKDFYKKTREIRIPQDQHSTDPSRAEAQEVRCLTVSPSEETLVASTDQNQLYHISLSSADIGKGDFAKFEVLSQSFHHGSVTGTDVCIRKPLIATASLDRSIRIWNYETNSLELYKEFQEEAYSIALHPSGLYILVGFSDKLRLMNLLIDDIRTFKEFTIRGCRECCFSNGGHMFAAVHGNVIQIYSSSTFENINNLKGHNGKVRCVKWSQDDNKLVSCGIDGAVYEWDTRTGHRDGESVLKSCSYTGVAISPDGKTTYAVGSDKTIKEIADSQILRDVDAADMMLTQVAMSHSGRMLFAGTSNGTLRSLKFPLTVPGEWQEYQAHSSPITKMHITYDDQYLITASDDACIMIWKITDKEGRGLKGNKEITYAEEILITKSDLEEKNQVMAELKTRVEELKMENEYQLRLKDMNYNEKIKELTEKFIQEMESLKTKNQVLKADKDKEEAKHEEELAEVMEKHSKEMQDLESANNQKLMLEYEKYQELQAKSQKMQEDYERQLQEMEESKEQALEELTEYYETKLQEKTAQLEQSNDESRQQMREYEETKKQIEEDADREILDIKNKYERKLRDEKEANLRLKGETGIMRKKFTSLQRDIDELKSEIERLKNENAKLQSVIKSLEKDIFGLKKEIQERDETIQDKEKRIYDLKKKNQELEKFKFVLDYKIKELKKQIEPRENDIKAMKEQIQEMESELERFHKQNTQLELNITELRQKLKATDKEMHQERQRVRDVEAMNRRFKTDLHNCVAYIQDPKMLKESIKQLYATYVQDDTIESASVDADIQKEYARQREHLERSVASLRKKLSKDTEIHRADNVRIMQENVLLIKEINDLRRELKIARTQVHDLEATLGINKQKQKKEIPDTAATFTTVSSAQSMGRTQRANDDLNRIIEMQKSEIKKLRFQVKDLEEKVNYRPGSGSKVQLPPMGAVVEKL from the exons ATGGCGATCGCTGTAGCCCAGCAGCGGCACATGTTCGGCATGGCGTCCACGGTCGCCAACAACATCAGCTACGTTGACGAGCAGACCGTGGTCTACCCCGCCGGGCTGCAGTGCATCCTGTACAACATCGACCAGAAGGTGCAACGCTTCATCCCAGCCTCCGACAAGAGCCAGG GTATGACCGCCATGGCCGTCAGCCCCAACAGAAGGTACGTTGCGATTGCGGAGAAGGGCGAGAAAGCCATGGTCACCATCTACGACCTGCACTCCTTGCGGAAACGGAAAGTCCTGACGTCTCCCGACGTCCAATCAGTAGAGTTTGTCAGTTTGGCGTTCTCCCCAGATTCCAAGTACCTGATAGCACAG GGCGGCCGTCCTGACTGGATCCTGGTGTACTGGACCTGGGAGAAGTCAAAGGTCATGGCTTTCACCAAGACAACCAACCAGACAGGGAACCCCATCTATCAG GTGACCTTTAACCCCCAGGACAACACGCAGATCTGCGTGGTCGGAAACGGTATCTTCAAACTGTTCCGCTACAGCGAGGGCAACCTGAAACAGTTCGCCTTTCAGAAGACTGAGCCGCAGAACTACCTGTCACAG GCATGGGTATCTGACGAACGCGTGATTGTGGGAACCGACAACGGCCGCCTGCTGCTGTTCGAGTCGGGCGAGATGAAGAGCGAGTTTGCCGTTTCCATGGGAACCAGGGAAGGAGACCGGTCCAGTCTCGGCAGCGTGACGGAAGGTTCGGGTGCGGCCAGCGGTCCCCCACAGATCACAGCCGTGGCCGCGTACTCCAAGGGCTTCGCCTGCGCGGGAGGGGCGGGGACCGTTCACATCTACGAGAAGACCGAAGATGCCAAGGACTTCTACAAGAAAACCAGAGAGATCAGG ATTCCGCAGGACCAGCACAGTACTGACCCCAGCCGTGCGGAGGCCCAGGAAGTCCGCTGTCTGACGGTCAGTCCATCAGAGGAGACCCTGGTGGCCAGTACTGACCAGAACCAGCTGTACCACATCTCTCTGTCCAGCGCCGACATTGGCAAG GGGGACTTTGCCAAGTTCGAGGTCCTGTCGCAGTCCTTCCACCACGGCAGCGTCACCGGTACCGACGTCTGCATCCGCAAACCTCTCATCGCGACCGCCTCACTCGACAGGTCCATCCGCATCTGGAACTATGAAACCAA TTCTTTGGAGCTGTATAAGGAGTTCCAGGAGGAAGCCTACAGCATCGCGCTGCACCCGTCCGGCCTGTACATCCTGGTTGGCTTCAGCGATAAACTGCGCCTGATGAACCTCCTGATCGACGACATCAGAACGTTCAAGGAGTTCACCATCAGGGGGTGTAGGGAG TGCTGCTTCAGTAATGGCGGCCACATGTTCGCGGCGGTCCACGGGAACGTGATCCAGATCTACTCCTCCTCGACCTTCGAGAACATCAACAACCTGAAGGGACACAACGGCAAG GTTCGCTGCGTGAAGTGGAGCCAGGACGACAACAAGCTGGTGTCCTGCGGGATCGACGGCGCCGTGTACGAGTGGGACACGCGGACGGGACACCGCGACGGGGAGAGCGTCCTGAAGTCCTGCAGCTACACGGGCGTGGCCATCTCTCCCGACGGCAAGACAACGTACGCTGTCGGGTCCGACAAGACGATCAAAGAGATAGCAGACTCACAG ATCCTCAGAGATGTTGACGCTGCCGACATGATGCTGACGCAGGTCGCCATGTCGCACTCTGGCCGCATGCTTTTTGCCGGCACGTCCAACGGTACGCTGCGCTCACTCAAGTTCCCCCTGACTGTACCCGGCGAATGGCAGGAATACCAGGCACACAGCTCACCCATCACCAAG ATGCACATCACCTACGATGATCAGTACCTGATCACTGCCTCTGACGACGCCTGCATCATGATCTGGAAGATTACAGACAAGGAGGGGCGTGGTCTGAAGGGGAACAAGGAGATCACGTACGCGGAGGAGATTCTCATCACCAAGTCCGACCTGGAGGAAAAG AACCAAGTGATGGCAGAGCTGAAGACTCGTGTGGAGGAACTCAAGATGGAGAACGAGTACCAGCTGCGTCTTAAAGACATGAACTACAATGAGAAGATCAAGGAGCTGACGGAGAAGTTCATCCAGGAGATGGAGTCCCTTAAGACTAAGAACCAAGTCTTGAAGGCTGACAAAGATAAGGAGGAGGCCAAACACGAGGAAGAGCTTGCTGAGGTCATGGAGAAACACAGCAAGGAGATGCAGGACTTAG aaTCTGCCAATAACCAGAAGCTGATGCTAGAGTATGAGAAGTACCAGGAGCTGCAGGCCAAGTCTCAGAAGATGCAGGAGGACTACGAGCGGCAGCTGCAGGAGATGGAGGAGAGCAAGGAACAGGCCCTGGAGGAACTCACCGAGTACTACGAGACAAAACTGCAGGAGAAGACGGCTCAGCTTGAACAG TCCAATGACGAGTCGCGCCAGCAGATGCGGGAGTACGAGGAGACCAAGAAGCAGATCGAGGAAGACGCGGACCGCGAGATCCTGGACATCAAGAACAAGTACGAGAGAAAGCTACGCGATGAGAAGGAGGCCAACCTGCGTCTGAAGGGAGAGACGGGGATCATGAGGAAGAAG TTCACAAGTCTGCAGAGAGACATAGACGAGCTCAAGTCTGAGATCGAGCGGCTCAAGAACGAGAACGCCAAACTGCAGTCTGTCATCAAGTCCCTGGAGAAGGACATCTTCGGGCTGAAGAAGGAGATTCAGGAGAGAGACGAGACCATCCAAGACAAG GAAAAGAGAATCTATGacctgaagaagaagaaccaggaGCTGGAGAAGTTCAAGTTCGTGCTGGACTACAAGATCAAGGAGCTCAAGAAGCAGATCGAGCCTCGAGAGAACGACATCAAGGCCATGAAGGAACAGATCCAGGAG aTGGAGAGCGAGTTGGAGCGTTTCCACAAACAGAACACCCAGCTGGAGTTGAACATCACCGAGCTGCGACAGAAGCTGAAGGCCACAGACAAGGAGATGCACCAAGAGAGACAGAGG GTGCGTGACGTAGAGGCGATGAACCGTcgcttcaagaccgacctgcacaactgtgtggcgtACATCCAGGACCCCAAGATGCTGAAGGAGTCCATTAAACAGCTGTACGCTACGTACGTACAGGACGACACG ATCGAGTCTGCGAGCGTGGACGCTGACATCCAGAAGGAGTACGCCCGACAGCGCGAGCACCTGGAGCGCAGCGTGGCCTCGCTCAGGAAGAAGCTGTCCAAGGACACGGAGATCCACCGCGCCGACAACGTCCGGATCATGCAG GAGAATGTGCTGCTGATTAAGGAAATCAATGACCTGCGACGTGAGTTGAAGATTGCGAGGACACAGGTCCATGACCTTGAGGCCACCCTGGGCATcaacaaacagaaacagaagAAGGAGATCCCAGATACAGCAG CAACCTTCACCACTGTGAGCAGCGCCCAGAGCATGGGGCGGACACAGCGGGCCAACGACGACCTGAATCGCATCATCGAGATGCAGAAATCCGAGATCAAGAAGCTCCGCTTCCAAGTCAAGGACTTGGAGGAAAAGGTCAACTACAGGCCGGGGTCGGGGAGCAAAGTTCAACTCCCACCAATGGGAGCCGTGGTAGAGAAATTGTAG
- the LOC136445282 gene encoding cilia- and flagella-associated protein 57-like isoform X1, producing MAIAVAQQRHMFGMASTVANNISYVDEQTVVYPAGLQCILYNIDQKVQRFIPASDKSQGMTAMAVSPNRRYVAIAEKGEKAMVTIYDLHSLRKRKVLTSPDVQSVEFVSLAFSPDSKYLIAQGGRPDWILVYWTWEKSKVMAFTKTTNQTGNPIYQVTFNPQDNTQICVVGNGIFKLFRYSEGNLKQFAFQKTEPQNYLSQAWVSDERVIVGTDNGRLLLFESGEMKSEFAVSMGTREGDRSSLGSVTEGSGAASGPPQITAVAAYSKGFACAGGAGTVHIYEKTEDAKDFYKKTREIRIPQDQHSTDPSRAEAQEVRCLTVSPSEETLVASTDQNQLYHISLSSADIGKGDFAKFEVLSQSFHHGSVTGTDVCIRKPLIATASLDRSIRIWNYETNSLELYKEFQEEAYSIALHPSGLYILVGFSDKLRLMNLLIDDIRTFKEFTIRGCRECCFSNGGHMFAAVHGNVIQIYSSSTFENINNLKGHNGKVRCVKWSQDDNKLVSCGIDGAVYEWDTRTGHRDGESVLKSCSYTGVAISPDGKTTYAVGSDKTIKEIADSQILRDVDAADMMLTQVAMSHSGRMLFAGTSNGTLRSLKFPLTVPGEWQEYQAHSSPITKMHITYDDQYLITASDDACIMIWKITDKEGRGLKGNKEITYAEEILITKSDLEEKNQVMAELKTRVEELKMENEYQLRLKDMNYNEKIKELTEKFIQEMESLKTKNQVLKADKDKEEAKHEEELAEVMEKHSKEMQDLESANNQKLMLEYEKYQELQAKSQKMQEDYERQLQEMEESKEQALEELTEYYETKLQEKTAQLEQSNDESRQQMREYEETKKQIEEDADREILDIKNKYERKLRDEKEANLRLKGETGIMRKKFTSLQRDIDELKSEIERLKNENAKLQSVIKSLEKDIFGLKKEIQERDETIQDKEKRIYDLKKKNQELEKFKFVLDYKIKELKKQIEPRENDIKAMKEQIQEMESELERFHKQNTQLELNITELRQKLKATDKEMHQERQRVRDVEAMNRRFKTDLHNCVAYIQDPKMLKESIKQLYATYVQDDTEVRPSQKIESASVDADIQKEYARQREHLERSVASLRKKLSKDTEIHRADNVRIMQENVLLIKEINDLRRELKIARTQVHDLEATLGINKQKQKKEIPDTAATFTTVSSAQSMGRTQRANDDLNRIIEMQKSEIKKLRFQVKDLEEKVNYRPGSGSKVQLPPMGAVVEKL from the exons ATGGCGATCGCTGTAGCCCAGCAGCGGCACATGTTCGGCATGGCGTCCACGGTCGCCAACAACATCAGCTACGTTGACGAGCAGACCGTGGTCTACCCCGCCGGGCTGCAGTGCATCCTGTACAACATCGACCAGAAGGTGCAACGCTTCATCCCAGCCTCCGACAAGAGCCAGG GTATGACCGCCATGGCCGTCAGCCCCAACAGAAGGTACGTTGCGATTGCGGAGAAGGGCGAGAAAGCCATGGTCACCATCTACGACCTGCACTCCTTGCGGAAACGGAAAGTCCTGACGTCTCCCGACGTCCAATCAGTAGAGTTTGTCAGTTTGGCGTTCTCCCCAGATTCCAAGTACCTGATAGCACAG GGCGGCCGTCCTGACTGGATCCTGGTGTACTGGACCTGGGAGAAGTCAAAGGTCATGGCTTTCACCAAGACAACCAACCAGACAGGGAACCCCATCTATCAG GTGACCTTTAACCCCCAGGACAACACGCAGATCTGCGTGGTCGGAAACGGTATCTTCAAACTGTTCCGCTACAGCGAGGGCAACCTGAAACAGTTCGCCTTTCAGAAGACTGAGCCGCAGAACTACCTGTCACAG GCATGGGTATCTGACGAACGCGTGATTGTGGGAACCGACAACGGCCGCCTGCTGCTGTTCGAGTCGGGCGAGATGAAGAGCGAGTTTGCCGTTTCCATGGGAACCAGGGAAGGAGACCGGTCCAGTCTCGGCAGCGTGACGGAAGGTTCGGGTGCGGCCAGCGGTCCCCCACAGATCACAGCCGTGGCCGCGTACTCCAAGGGCTTCGCCTGCGCGGGAGGGGCGGGGACCGTTCACATCTACGAGAAGACCGAAGATGCCAAGGACTTCTACAAGAAAACCAGAGAGATCAGG ATTCCGCAGGACCAGCACAGTACTGACCCCAGCCGTGCGGAGGCCCAGGAAGTCCGCTGTCTGACGGTCAGTCCATCAGAGGAGACCCTGGTGGCCAGTACTGACCAGAACCAGCTGTACCACATCTCTCTGTCCAGCGCCGACATTGGCAAG GGGGACTTTGCCAAGTTCGAGGTCCTGTCGCAGTCCTTCCACCACGGCAGCGTCACCGGTACCGACGTCTGCATCCGCAAACCTCTCATCGCGACCGCCTCACTCGACAGGTCCATCCGCATCTGGAACTATGAAACCAA TTCTTTGGAGCTGTATAAGGAGTTCCAGGAGGAAGCCTACAGCATCGCGCTGCACCCGTCCGGCCTGTACATCCTGGTTGGCTTCAGCGATAAACTGCGCCTGATGAACCTCCTGATCGACGACATCAGAACGTTCAAGGAGTTCACCATCAGGGGGTGTAGGGAG TGCTGCTTCAGTAATGGCGGCCACATGTTCGCGGCGGTCCACGGGAACGTGATCCAGATCTACTCCTCCTCGACCTTCGAGAACATCAACAACCTGAAGGGACACAACGGCAAG GTTCGCTGCGTGAAGTGGAGCCAGGACGACAACAAGCTGGTGTCCTGCGGGATCGACGGCGCCGTGTACGAGTGGGACACGCGGACGGGACACCGCGACGGGGAGAGCGTCCTGAAGTCCTGCAGCTACACGGGCGTGGCCATCTCTCCCGACGGCAAGACAACGTACGCTGTCGGGTCCGACAAGACGATCAAAGAGATAGCAGACTCACAG ATCCTCAGAGATGTTGACGCTGCCGACATGATGCTGACGCAGGTCGCCATGTCGCACTCTGGCCGCATGCTTTTTGCCGGCACGTCCAACGGTACGCTGCGCTCACTCAAGTTCCCCCTGACTGTACCCGGCGAATGGCAGGAATACCAGGCACACAGCTCACCCATCACCAAG ATGCACATCACCTACGATGATCAGTACCTGATCACTGCCTCTGACGACGCCTGCATCATGATCTGGAAGATTACAGACAAGGAGGGGCGTGGTCTGAAGGGGAACAAGGAGATCACGTACGCGGAGGAGATTCTCATCACCAAGTCCGACCTGGAGGAAAAG AACCAAGTGATGGCAGAGCTGAAGACTCGTGTGGAGGAACTCAAGATGGAGAACGAGTACCAGCTGCGTCTTAAAGACATGAACTACAATGAGAAGATCAAGGAGCTGACGGAGAAGTTCATCCAGGAGATGGAGTCCCTTAAGACTAAGAACCAAGTCTTGAAGGCTGACAAAGATAAGGAGGAGGCCAAACACGAGGAAGAGCTTGCTGAGGTCATGGAGAAACACAGCAAGGAGATGCAGGACTTAG aaTCTGCCAATAACCAGAAGCTGATGCTAGAGTATGAGAAGTACCAGGAGCTGCAGGCCAAGTCTCAGAAGATGCAGGAGGACTACGAGCGGCAGCTGCAGGAGATGGAGGAGAGCAAGGAACAGGCCCTGGAGGAACTCACCGAGTACTACGAGACAAAACTGCAGGAGAAGACGGCTCAGCTTGAACAG TCCAATGACGAGTCGCGCCAGCAGATGCGGGAGTACGAGGAGACCAAGAAGCAGATCGAGGAAGACGCGGACCGCGAGATCCTGGACATCAAGAACAAGTACGAGAGAAAGCTACGCGATGAGAAGGAGGCCAACCTGCGTCTGAAGGGAGAGACGGGGATCATGAGGAAGAAG TTCACAAGTCTGCAGAGAGACATAGACGAGCTCAAGTCTGAGATCGAGCGGCTCAAGAACGAGAACGCCAAACTGCAGTCTGTCATCAAGTCCCTGGAGAAGGACATCTTCGGGCTGAAGAAGGAGATTCAGGAGAGAGACGAGACCATCCAAGACAAG GAAAAGAGAATCTATGacctgaagaagaagaaccaggaGCTGGAGAAGTTCAAGTTCGTGCTGGACTACAAGATCAAGGAGCTCAAGAAGCAGATCGAGCCTCGAGAGAACGACATCAAGGCCATGAAGGAACAGATCCAGGAG aTGGAGAGCGAGTTGGAGCGTTTCCACAAACAGAACACCCAGCTGGAGTTGAACATCACCGAGCTGCGACAGAAGCTGAAGGCCACAGACAAGGAGATGCACCAAGAGAGACAGAGG GTGCGTGACGTAGAGGCGATGAACCGTcgcttcaagaccgacctgcacaactgtgtggcgtACATCCAGGACCCCAAGATGCTGAAGGAGTCCATTAAACAGCTGTACGCTACGTACGTACAGGACGACACG GAAGTGCGTCCGTCCCAGAAG ATCGAGTCTGCGAGCGTGGACGCTGACATCCAGAAGGAGTACGCCCGACAGCGCGAGCACCTGGAGCGCAGCGTGGCCTCGCTCAGGAAGAAGCTGTCCAAGGACACGGAGATCCACCGCGCCGACAACGTCCGGATCATGCAG GAGAATGTGCTGCTGATTAAGGAAATCAATGACCTGCGACGTGAGTTGAAGATTGCGAGGACACAGGTCCATGACCTTGAGGCCACCCTGGGCATcaacaaacagaaacagaagAAGGAGATCCCAGATACAGCAG CAACCTTCACCACTGTGAGCAGCGCCCAGAGCATGGGGCGGACACAGCGGGCCAACGACGACCTGAATCGCATCATCGAGATGCAGAAATCCGAGATCAAGAAGCTCCGCTTCCAAGTCAAGGACTTGGAGGAAAAGGTCAACTACAGGCCGGGGTCGGGGAGCAAAGTTCAACTCCCACCAATGGGAGCCGTGGTAGAGAAATTGTAG